Part of the Chthonomonadales bacterium genome, ACCTTTCCGTCCGTGTCGCGCCAGATCTCCTCGGCGGTGGTGAGGCGGTGAATCTCGGGGTTGGCGGGGTTCTCAAACTGCTGCGGCACGAAGTAGCGCGGGTCCGCCCTGGCCATCTCCTCGGCCTTCCGGATGGCGGTCGGCATCCCCTCGGCGCCAGGCGTCAGCACGAGATCGGCGCCGAGGGCCTTGAGCAGCGCGCGCCGCTCCAGCGAGGCCGTGTCCGGCATGATCAGGGTGCACCGGTACCCTCTGGCGGCGCACACGAAGGCCAGCGCGATGCCGGTGTTGCCGCTAGTGGGCTCCAGGATGACCGTGTTCGGCTTGATCTTGCCCTCGCGCTCCGCGGCCTCGATCATCGACACGCCGATCCGGTCCTTGACGCTTCCAAGGGGGTTGAAGTACTCCAGTTTGGCGGCGACGGTGGCGCGAGCGCCATCCGTCACGCGGTTCAGTCGGACGAGCGGAGTGTTCCCGACCAGTTTGGTGACATCGTCTGCAATACGCATCGTGTGGCTCTCCGTCGAAGGTGCTAGATCATGCGCGGCCGCCAGGGGCCGCCTCAGATCCCCGGCATGATGCTGTACGAGTCGTCGAGACGCTGCTTCTGGGTGACGAGGTCCGCGAGCGTGGTTTCTCGCAGAAGGCGGCACAGCTCGGCTTCGGCCCTCTCCGCGTACTGACGGACCACGTAGGCGGTGCTGCTGGTCGCCGGGTCCGTCGATCCGATGGAGGGGCTCGCCAGCAGGTCGGTGCCGGCGACGGCGCGCACGACGTCGGCGACCGTGATGCGGCTTGCACCGCGCGCCAGCGTGTACCCTCCGCCCGCGCCCCGAATGCTGCGAACGATGCCCTCGCGCTTCAGCACGGCCAGGATCTGGTCCAGGTAGGGCCCGCGGATGTCCTGCCGGGCGGCGATCTCGCGGCTCTGGCAGGCGATGTGGGCCGGCTGCATGGCCAGGTCCAGCACGGCACGCAGGGCGTAGTCGAGCTTGGCGCTGAAGAGCGGCATCGTGTCCTCCGGGCGGCAGCCATGCAGCCGCGGGTCATTGTTGACTATTCCAGTTTACTTTTATATCGGCGGTATGTCAACGCCATCCATCCGGATCGGGTCCCACTCGTGCGGCCCCTCTCTGGCCGCCGAGGCGTTGTGCGCCCGCAGCAGCGGCATCACGTCCGCGTTGCCATCCACCGTGATCGCCCCGTCCGCCACGGTGAACGCCGTCACTCGGAGCGGGAACGGGAGGGCGCCGAAGTCGAATCCGGCGTCGAGCCGGCGCGCCAGCCAGGCCAGCACCCCGGCGGGGAGCGGAACCGGCACACCGGCCACGCTCATGCGCCTCGGGTCGAACTCGAGCCGCGTCGGCCCGGCCAGGCGCGGCGCCACCGTTGCTCGGAACGGCACGCGGCCGCCAAGAACCGCGTAGGTGGCCGAGATGCGGAGGGCGCCGTTGCGCAGCTCGACGCGCTCCACGCGAGCCGCTGCGTCGGAGCCATCCTCGGCACTCCGCAGGTAGGCGTTCAGATCGGCCTCCCGCACCACGGCGCGGAACGATGTAGGACCGATCGATCGAACGCGCGAGGAGCCAACGTCTACGTCGACGTCGCGCATCTCGATCTCCAGGGTGTCGAGGACCAGGTTCTGGCCCATCCCGACGCGCTCGCCCTCGATGCTCACGCGCCCGATCCGGCCGCGTACCGTGCGTTCCGCCGGGTTGTCGACGTGGGCGCGCCAGGCACGCGCCGGGCCCACGTAGCGCGACAGGGCGTCGCGGATTCGACGCTCGGCGGCGCGGTTTATGGGGCGCGTGCAGCCAACGGTCAGCATGGCCGCGGCGATCGCGCAGGCCGCGATCGCCGCGGCGGTTCGCCCTCGCATATCGTTCCCCCTCGCATGCCTGACCGAGGTCGCAGGAATCGGCGACCGCCCCGGCCAAGGAGTTCAGGATGATACCTCGCCACGCGGTCGCAGGGTTCCGCCGCGCAGCGCTACCCGCGTGCGCGGCGGCCTGTGTCCTCGTCGCCGCCACCGTAGGGTGCGACTCGCGCTCGCGCGGTCCCGGCAGACCTCGGGCGCCCACGGTGGCCCGCAATGTGAGTACGGACCCCTGGGTCCTCGCGACAACGGGCACGGCCGGGCACACGGGCGGCTACCTGGGCAATGGCTTCCTGGGCATGCGGTTCGGACCGTCCGGCACTGCCGAGAGCCCGGATGGGCGCTGCCCGAGCGGCGCGCCGGACCGGTTGAGCCACGCGCTCGAGTGCTACGCCGCCGGACTCTACGTCTCCGAGCAACTTCAGGCGACCCCCAACTGGGCGCGCCTGCACGTCGCGACGGAGGATGGCCCGCTACTCCCGGGCCGCGCGCCGGTCGCCGCCTACCGCCAGGAACTGGACCTTGCGCGCTGCGAGCTACGTACCTCGTACCGTTGGCCTCGCGGGCCGTTGCCGTTCGATGTGGCGGTGGTTGCGCGCGTCCATCGCGACGTGCCGAACCTCGCGACGATCTGGCTGCGGGTGATGCCGCGTGCCGACGGCCTTCTGCGCGTTGAGGGGCCGCTCGAGGGCGCCGCCGAGGGCTGCGGCGACGGTGGCGCGCTCGAGTGTACGTCGGTGCGGGAGATGGATCTCGCGCCCGGAACGCCCTTTCGCTCTATCGCGGTGGCCCAGCGCATCGAGGTCGCCGGCGCGAGCCTGGAGCAGGCCGATGCGGTCGCCGGGTCCGTTGCGCTCCGCGTGCGGGCCGGTCGGCCCGTCACCGTGGTGAAGTGGGTGACCGTGACGCTCGACCGCGGCGCGCCGTCGCAGGCCGCGCGCCGCGCGTGGAGTCGGTTGCGCGCGCTGCGACGGTCGGGGCTGGAGGCCCGCGTCGCGGCGCATCGCGCGGCGTGGAGCCGGCTGTGGCGCAGCGACGTCCGCATCGAGGGCGACCCGGGCGCGCAGCACGTGGTGCGCGCTGCGCTCTTCTACCTGCTGTGCAGCGTTCGACAGGGTGCGGCCTGGAGCCTGCCTCCGATGGGTCTCTCCGGCCTTCAGTGGCACGGGCACGTGTTCTGGGACGCCGACACCTGGATGCTGCCACCTCTCGCGGCGCTCCACCCCGAACTGTCTCTCGCGATCACCGACTATCGTTTCCGCACTCTCCCGGGCGCGCGAGCAAACGCGCGGCGGAGCGGGCACCCGGGCGCTGACTACGCCTGGGAGAGCGCCGTGACCGGCCGCGAGCTTGCGCCCCCCCAGTTCGCTGCAGGGCGGCACGTGACCGCGGACGTCGGGATCGCGCAGTGGCAGCAGTACCTCTACTCCGGCGACCTCTCCCGGCTGCGAGACCGCGGCTACCCGGTCCTTCGTGCAACGGCGGAGTTCTGGGCGAGCCGCGTCGCGCGCGATGCCGCGACCGGGCGGTACGAGGTGCGACGCGTCGGGTCCCCGGACGAGTCGGCCGGTGTCGTGGACAACGATACGTACACGAACGCGGCCGTCCGGGGCGACCTGCTATGTGCGGCCCGCGCCGCGCGCGCGCTGGGCATCCGGCCGCCGCCGAGCTGGGAGAGGATCGCCGCGCGCATCTGGCTGCCGTACAACGCGCGGGCCGGGCGCTTCATGTCGAGTGGGCGGGGCGACCCGCAGCGCCACCGGCCGAAGCAGGCGGCCGCGGAGCTTCTGCTCTTCCCGCTGGAGATCGACGCCCCGTGGCGCGTGAAGGCGGCGACGCTGGCGTTCCACGGGAGCCGCGTGAGCAAGTTCGGGCCGGCGATGACGGCCTCGGCCTATGCCGTGGCGGCAGCCGACCTGGCCGCCGGCGCGCGCGCCGCGGGGCGGCCGGCCGGCGAGGCGCGGGCCTGGCGGGCGCGTGCCCTGGCCTACTGGCGCGAGAGCTACGAACCGTTCGTGCGTGAGCCGTTCCTGGACTTCTCGGAGAAGCGCACGATGCTCAACACGACGTTCCTGACCGGTTGCGCTGGCGTGCTTTCCGGTGTCATCCACGGGTTCGGCGGGGTCCGCGTGGACGAGCAGGGGCTAACGGCGCGCCCGGTCCTGCCGGACGGCTGGACGCGCCTTAACATCACGGGACTGCATGGGGGCGGCCGTGCCTACACGCTCGACGCTCGGCGTGGCATGCCCGTCGTCCTGCGCCGCGTCGGTGGACCCGAGCGGCATGGCGGACGCGGCGGTTCCGTGAGCGATGGGGTAGACTGAAGTCCGTCGGTAGGCGGTCGGTCGGAAGCGAGGCATGGCTGGCCGCGCGCGCCTCCGGGGACCTCGGTACGCGGCGCTCAGACACAGGAGGGTACGCAGGTGCTAGTGGGGGTGCCGAAGGAGACATATCCTGGCGAGCGGCGCGTGGCGCTGGTGCCCGCGGCCGTGGGCCAGCTTGCGAAGGCCGGGCTGCAGGTGGCCCTCGAGCCCGGCGCGGGAGCCGGGGCCGGGTTTGCCGATGCGGAGTACACGGCGGCCGGGGCCGCGCTCATCGAGTCGCGGGCCGAGTTGTTCCGCGGCGCCCAGGCGATCGCCCAGGTGCGCGGCCTCGGCGCCGACCCCGAGGGCAGCGCGGCGGACCTGGGCTTGATGCGGGCGGGGCAGATCGTCGTCGCGACGATGGACCCGCTCGCGCACCCCGAAACGCTCCGCGACGCCGCGCCGCGCGGCATCGCGGCCTTCGCCCTGGAGCTTCTGCCGCGCATCACGCGGGCGCAATCGATGGACGTACTCTCGTCGCAGGCCAACCTGGCAGGCTACAAAGCCGTGCTCCTGGCGGCGGACGCGCTGCCCAAGATATTCCCGATGATGATGACCGCCGCCGGCACCCTCTCGCCGTCGCGAGTGCTCGTGATCGGCGCCGGCGTGGCCGGGCTTCAGGCCATCGCGACGGCCCGCCGGCTCGGCGCGGTGGTGAGCGCCTACGATGTCCGCCCGGCGGTCAAGGAGCAGGTGGAGAGCCTGGGCGCGCGTTTCGTGGAGCTTGCGCTGGAGGCCGGCGAGTCGCAGGACACGGGCGGCTACGCTCGCGCCATGGACGAGGCGTTCTACAAGCGACAGGCGGAGCTGATGGGCAAGGTCGTCGCCGAGAGCGACGTGGTGATCACGACCGCCGCCGTGCCCGGTCAGGCCGCGCCGAAGCTCGTCGCGCGCGAGCACGTCGAGCGGA contains:
- the cysK gene encoding cysteine synthase A, whose translation is MRIADDVTKLVGNTPLVRLNRVTDGARATVAAKLEYFNPLGSVKDRIGVSMIEAAEREGKIKPNTVILEPTSGNTGIALAFVCAARGYRCTLIMPDTASLERRALLKALGADLVLTPGAEGMPTAIRKAEEMARADPRYFVPQQFENPANPEIHRLTTAEEIWRDTDGKVDIFVGGVGTGGTLTGVGEGIKPRKPGFRCVAVEPAASAVLSGKPKGPHPIQGIGTGFIPKNLHQEVVDEVVTVENQDAIDMTRRLAREEGILAGISSGAATWAAVQVAKRPESEGKLIVVVLPSTGERYLSTPTYADLA
- a CDS encoding Rrf2 family transcriptional regulator; the encoded protein is MPLFSAKLDYALRAVLDLAMQPAHIACQSREIAARQDIRGPYLDQILAVLKREGIVRSIRGAGGGYTLARGASRITVADVVRAVAGTDLLASPSIGSTDPATSSTAYVVRQYAERAEAELCRLLRETTLADLVTQKQRLDDSYSIMPGI
- a CDS encoding DUF2993 domain-containing protein, with protein sequence MRGRTAAAIAACAIAAAMLTVGCTRPINRAAERRIRDALSRYVGPARAWRAHVDNPAERTVRGRIGRVSIEGERVGMGQNLVLDTLEIEMRDVDVDVGSSRVRSIGPTSFRAVVREADLNAYLRSAEDGSDAAARVERVELRNGALRISATYAVLGGRVPFRATVAPRLAGPTRLEFDPRRMSVAGVPVPLPAGVLAWLARRLDAGFDFGALPFPLRVTAFTVADGAITVDGNADVMPLLRAHNASAAREGPHEWDPIRMDGVDIPPI
- a CDS encoding glycoside hydrolase family 65 protein; its protein translation is MSTDPWVLATTGTAGHTGGYLGNGFLGMRFGPSGTAESPDGRCPSGAPDRLSHALECYAAGLYVSEQLQATPNWARLHVATEDGPLLPGRAPVAAYRQELDLARCELRTSYRWPRGPLPFDVAVVARVHRDVPNLATIWLRVMPRADGLLRVEGPLEGAAEGCGDGGALECTSVREMDLAPGTPFRSIAVAQRIEVAGASLEQADAVAGSVALRVRAGRPVTVVKWVTVTLDRGAPSQAARRAWSRLRALRRSGLEARVAAHRAAWSRLWRSDVRIEGDPGAQHVVRAALFYLLCSVRQGAAWSLPPMGLSGLQWHGHVFWDADTWMLPPLAALHPELSLAITDYRFRTLPGARANARRSGHPGADYAWESAVTGRELAPPQFAAGRHVTADVGIAQWQQYLYSGDLSRLRDRGYPVLRATAEFWASRVARDAATGRYEVRRVGSPDESAGVVDNDTYTNAAVRGDLLCAARAARALGIRPPPSWERIAARIWLPYNARAGRFMSSGRGDPQRHRPKQAAAELLLFPLEIDAPWRVKAATLAFHGSRVSKFGPAMTASAYAVAAADLAAGARAAGRPAGEARAWRARALAYWRESYEPFVREPFLDFSEKRTMLNTTFLTGCAGVLSGVIHGFGGVRVDEQGLTARPVLPDGWTRLNITGLHGGGRAYTLDARRGMPVVLRRVGGPERHGGRGGSVSDGVD
- a CDS encoding Re/Si-specific NAD(P)(+) transhydrogenase subunit alpha, whose protein sequence is MLVGVPKETYPGERRVALVPAAVGQLAKAGLQVALEPGAGAGAGFADAEYTAAGAALIESRAELFRGAQAIAQVRGLGADPEGSAADLGLMRAGQIVVATMDPLAHPETLRDAAPRGIAAFALELLPRITRAQSMDVLSSQANLAGYKAVLLAADALPKIFPMMMTAAGTLSPSRVLVIGAGVAGLQAIATARRLGAVVSAYDVRPAVKEQVESLGARFVELALEAGESQDTGGYARAMDEAFYKRQAELMGKVVAESDVVITTAAVPGQAAPKLVAREHVERMRPGSVVVDIAAERGGNCEVTRPGETVVHRGVSVIGPLNLPSTLANHASQLYARNVATFLAHILKDGALRPADDDPIARETLVVAGGEVVHPRIRERLGLGPLPEPPAAAPAS